A genomic window from Cloacibacillus evryensis DSM 19522 includes:
- a CDS encoding metallophosphoesterase: MNDRVFERRFSEHPAFWAACAAIVTVIYIYIFLTINEAQPEGTAGVIWLMLCFAMTGLSYLARRTKRLHHAQLRRWTDRAGSLWLLFVLYAFFTLIALETAGRFLGGGLPAWAELAASFALSLCLIALGVKQAHTIQTTKITVETEKLPPGEERLRIVQLTDLHLGPYTGVKLLAQILRRVREADPDMVLVTGDVADGSLEGRGREIAMFRRIRPKYGVYAVTGNHDYYDGIDKALEFMRRAGMRVLRGESVCAGGIVVVGVDDRDHLCEDKWGLSRSETVIVNTKSRFRDKFILLLRHRPVVEIGTQGLFDLQLSGHTHGGQLFPIISSRLFFRGHSRGFKKLKNGSMLYTSNGAGYVGPPVRLMAPPEIVVIDLVRK; this comes from the coding sequence ATGAACGACAGGGTCTTTGAGCGGCGTTTCTCCGAGCATCCCGCCTTCTGGGCGGCCTGTGCCGCCATCGTCACGGTCATCTACATTTACATATTCCTCACCATAAACGAGGCGCAGCCCGAGGGCACCGCCGGCGTCATCTGGCTGATGCTCTGCTTCGCGATGACGGGCCTCTCATACCTCGCGCGGAGGACGAAGCGCCTCCACCACGCGCAGCTGCGCCGCTGGACGGACAGAGCCGGCAGCCTCTGGCTGCTGTTTGTGCTGTACGCGTTTTTCACCCTCATCGCGCTTGAAACGGCGGGAAGATTTTTGGGCGGCGGGCTGCCCGCATGGGCGGAGTTGGCGGCCTCGTTCGCCCTCTCCCTCTGCCTCATCGCGCTGGGGGTGAAGCAGGCGCACACGATACAGACGACTAAAATCACGGTGGAGACGGAAAAGCTGCCGCCCGGCGAAGAGCGGCTGCGCATCGTACAGCTGACGGACCTCCACCTCGGCCCCTACACCGGCGTCAAGCTGCTGGCGCAGATACTGCGGCGCGTGCGTGAGGCCGATCCCGACATGGTGCTTGTGACGGGCGACGTCGCCGACGGCTCTCTCGAGGGACGCGGACGCGAAATAGCGATGTTTCGCCGCATCAGGCCAAAATACGGAGTCTATGCCGTCACCGGCAACCACGACTACTACGACGGAATAGACAAGGCGCTTGAATTCATGCGCCGCGCCGGGATGCGCGTGCTGCGCGGGGAATCGGTCTGCGCCGGCGGCATCGTCGTCGTCGGAGTGGACGACCGCGACCATCTCTGCGAGGATAAATGGGGCCTTTCGCGTTCGGAGACGGTCATCGTCAATACGAAGAGCCGTTTCCGCGACAAATTTATCCTGCTGCTGCGCCACCGCCCCGTCGTCGAGATCGGCACGCAGGGGCTCTTCGACCTGCAGCTGTCGGGGCACACCCACGGGGGGCAGCTTTTCCCGATCATCTCTTCGCGGCTGTTCTTTCGCGGGCATTCGCGGGGCTTTAAAAAACTGAAAAACGGCAGTATGCTATATACGAGCAACGGCGCGGGATATGTCGGCCCCCCAGTGAGGCTCATGGCCCCGCCGGAGATTGTGGTGATAGATCTGGTGAGAAAATAA
- a CDS encoding ribonuclease H-like domain-containing protein: MARPQRNSPEKFGRLDGLLPRAEGKIEPGPQNLPRELDIDGLPEGRWIARGVYRMEREFEYGRWYGKKMLASPEESGRVLCHWGGNAAPVFLDTETTGLSGGTGTYAFLIGLGLCGAASFRVVQLFLAGPAWEKSWLAAIEAELPERYGLVTYNGRAFDLPLLRTRYTLARAVPSWNGAQHMDLLTLSRHFYKGRLSSCSLSSIERNVLGLRRGGEDVPGSEIPWMYTQFLRTQDAGPLRGIFYHNTLDIVSLAALQIHIAEMARGECSCAADMIRAGDLWAAKGFQAEARAAWEGALDFSRDRHLALLRLAETERAAGNYESAYRYYEESLETERRPVRTLEAMAKIEEHRFRRCEEALAHATEALRWLESHRIFKDRQWEEDRKNLLHRIERLKRKIAGKECGEETHPDDGEL; encoded by the coding sequence TTGGCGCGTCCACAGAGAAATTCTCCTGAAAAATTCGGACGGCTCGACGGACTTCTGCCGCGGGCGGAGGGAAAGATAGAGCCGGGACCGCAGAACCTTCCGAGAGAGCTCGACATCGACGGGCTGCCGGAGGGACGGTGGATCGCGCGCGGCGTCTACCGCATGGAGCGGGAGTTTGAATATGGCCGCTGGTACGGCAAGAAGATGCTCGCCTCCCCCGAGGAGAGCGGGCGGGTTCTCTGCCACTGGGGCGGAAACGCCGCCCCGGTCTTCCTCGATACGGAGACGACGGGACTCTCCGGCGGCACGGGAACATACGCCTTCCTCATCGGCCTCGGACTCTGCGGCGCGGCCTCTTTCCGCGTCGTGCAGCTATTCCTCGCCGGCCCCGCCTGGGAAAAAAGCTGGCTCGCCGCGATCGAGGCGGAGCTGCCGGAACGTTACGGCCTTGTGACATACAACGGCCGCGCCTTCGACCTGCCGCTGCTGCGCACCCGCTACACGCTGGCGCGCGCCGTCCCCTCGTGGAACGGAGCGCAGCACATGGACCTGCTGACGCTCTCGCGCCATTTCTACAAGGGAAGACTCTCCTCCTGCTCCCTCTCGTCTATCGAGAGAAACGTCCTCGGCCTGCGCCGCGGCGGCGAGGACGTCCCCGGAAGCGAGATACCGTGGATGTACACCCAGTTCCTCCGTACACAGGACGCCGGGCCGCTGCGCGGCATCTTTTACCACAACACCCTCGACATAGTCTCGCTCGCGGCGCTGCAGATCCACATCGCGGAGATGGCGCGCGGCGAATGCTCCTGTGCGGCGGATATGATACGCGCCGGCGACCTTTGGGCCGCGAAGGGCTTTCAGGCGGAGGCGCGCGCGGCCTGGGAGGGCGCGCTGGACTTCAGCCGCGACCGCCATCTCGCTCTGCTGCGCCTGGCGGAGACGGAGCGTGCCGCGGGAAATTACGAATCCGCCTATCGTTATTACGAAGAATCGCTCGAAACGGAACGCCGTCCCGTGCGCACACTCGAGGCGATGGCGAAGATAGAGGAGCACCGCTTCCGCCGCTGCGAAGAGGCCCTGGCCCACGCGACGGAGGCGCTGCGCTGGCTTGAAAGCCACCGCATCTTTAAAGACCGCCAGTGGGAAGAGGACCGAAAGAACCTCCTGCACCGGATAGAGAGGCTCAAGAGGAAGATCGCCGGTAAAGAGTGCGGCGAAGAGACGCATCCAGACGACGGCGAACTGTGA
- the argH gene encoding argininosuccinate lyase, producing the protein MWKGRFAQDTDEAVINFTQSLDLDWRMAFADIRGSVAHVRMLAHTGLLDAKEAETIEENLRGIAEEIRSGDFTPKVSLEDVHMNIESRLIEKCGATGARLHMGRSRNDQVNTTVRLYLRKELLGIWEGLESLISVLIKKAEEQADIVVPGYTHLQQAQPISMGQFWMAHAQAFMRDAKRLLAAYDSVDESPLGCGALAGSTLPLDREFTRADMGFSRLTENSMDTVAHRDHFMDILYFAAVFGGHVSRLSEDLIIYFTTEFGWVKLPDSFCTGSSIMPQKKNPDVLEILRGKSGQLSGALVDLLTMTKGIPLTYNRDLQDDKRSLFRTLDCLNGIFSVLPALLSRVEIDEEKANRGFADGLILATDVAEYLVLRGVPFRSAHEKVGHAVRWCIENNRPMDGLTLAEWQRLIPEAEAGLLPLLSPRRSMERRDTVGGTSPRQVRAQIARARERLAAYESEMAEYGDKLPDML; encoded by the coding sequence ATGTGGAAGGGCCGTTTTGCACAGGATACGGACGAAGCAGTCATAAACTTTACCCAGTCGCTGGACCTCGACTGGCGCATGGCCTTCGCGGACATCCGCGGGAGCGTCGCGCACGTGAGGATGCTGGCGCACACCGGGCTTCTCGACGCGAAAGAGGCCGAGACGATAGAAGAGAACCTGCGCGGGATCGCGGAGGAGATCAGGAGCGGCGATTTCACGCCGAAGGTGTCGCTTGAGGACGTACACATGAACATTGAGTCGCGCCTCATCGAAAAGTGCGGCGCCACCGGCGCGCGCCTCCACATGGGGCGCAGCCGCAACGACCAGGTCAACACAACCGTGCGCCTATACCTGCGCAAAGAGCTGCTCGGCATCTGGGAGGGTCTTGAGTCGCTGATATCCGTGCTTATCAAAAAGGCCGAAGAGCAGGCCGACATCGTCGTTCCCGGCTACACACACCTTCAGCAGGCGCAGCCGATATCGATGGGGCAATTCTGGATGGCCCACGCGCAGGCCTTTATGCGCGACGCGAAGCGCCTGCTTGCCGCCTATGACTCCGTCGATGAATCGCCGCTCGGCTGCGGCGCGCTGGCCGGTTCCACCCTGCCGCTCGACCGCGAGTTCACGCGCGCCGACATGGGCTTCTCCCGCCTCACGGAAAACAGCATGGACACCGTCGCCCACCGCGACCATTTTATGGACATCCTCTACTTCGCCGCGGTCTTCGGAGGCCACGTCAGCCGCCTTTCAGAGGACCTTATCATCTACTTCACGACTGAATTCGGCTGGGTCAAACTGCCGGATTCCTTCTGCACCGGCTCCAGCATCATGCCGCAAAAGAAGAATCCCGATGTGCTGGAGATACTGCGCGGCAAATCGGGGCAGCTCTCCGGCGCGCTTGTCGACCTGCTGACGATGACTAAGGGCATCCCGCTCACCTACAACCGCGACCTGCAGGACGACAAGCGCAGCCTCTTCCGCACTCTCGACTGTCTCAACGGGATATTCTCCGTCCTCCCGGCGCTGCTCTCGCGGGTGGAGATCGATGAGGAAAAGGCCAACCGCGGCTTCGCCGACGGCCTCATCCTCGCCACCGACGTCGCCGAATACCTTGTGCTGCGCGGCGTCCCCTTCCGCAGCGCCCACGAGAAAGTCGGCCACGCGGTGCGCTGGTGTATCGAAAACAACAGGCCGATGGACGGGCTGACGCTCGCCGAATGGCAGAGGCTGATACCCGAGGCGGAGGCCGGACTGCTCCCTCTGCTTTCGCCGCGCAGATCGATGGAACGCCGCGACACCGTCGGCGGCACCTCGCCGCGCCAGGTACGGGCGCAGATCGCGCGCGCGCGCGAAAGGCTCGCGGCATACGAAAGCGAGATGGCGGAATACGGGGACAAACTCCCCGATATGCTGTAA
- a CDS encoding cyclase family protein — MRVIDLGRPIEDSMQVFPGDISPVVEEFAEMSDAGFRTKKITMSSHTGTHMDAPAHMLADGARLDELPNDTFFGFAVIVDVSGRAGREIESADLGLTKEEMAAADFLLLHTGFEDKMGSGAYLKDFPVLSQETARRLTEAGLKGIGVDAISVDPVESEECPIHKIILGGGMVIMENLRGLCQLPFKVPFCLTALPLALKGADGAPVRVMAVLEK, encoded by the coding sequence TTGCGCGTAATAGACTTAGGCAGGCCGATCGAGGATTCTATGCAGGTGTTTCCGGGGGATATCTCTCCCGTGGTCGAAGAATTCGCGGAGATGTCCGACGCGGGATTCCGCACGAAAAAGATCACGATGTCGTCGCACACCGGCACCCACATGGACGCGCCGGCCCACATGCTCGCGGACGGCGCGCGCCTTGACGAGCTGCCGAACGATACCTTCTTCGGATTCGCGGTGATCGTGGACGTAAGCGGCCGCGCGGGCCGTGAGATCGAGAGCGCCGACCTGGGCCTCACGAAGGAGGAGATGGCGGCGGCGGATTTTCTGCTGCTCCACACCGGCTTCGAGGATAAAATGGGCAGCGGCGCTTACCTCAAAGATTTTCCCGTCCTCTCGCAGGAGACGGCGCGCCGCCTAACGGAGGCCGGGCTCAAAGGGATCGGCGTGGACGCGATATCGGTCGACCCCGTCGAAAGCGAGGAGTGCCCGATACATAAGATAATTCTCGGCGGCGGCATGGTCATTATGGAGAACCTGCGCGGACTGTGCCAGCTCCCCTTCAAAGTACCCTTCTGCCTCACCGCGCTGCCGCTGGCGCTCAAGGGAGCCGACGGCGCGCCCGTGCGCGTCATGGCCGTGCTTGAAAAATAG
- the gspG gene encoding type II secretion system major pseudopilin GspG — protein sequence MRDHNKKLMKKRRGFTLIEIMVVVVIIGLLSALVGPRLMGQSDEAKRKTTQTQIAQLEQVLGLYYLDNGFYPTTSQGLEALVKEPTMPPEPLNYKKGGYMKKVPKDAWGREFVYTAPGEHGDVDILSYGADGQEGGSGANADIANWD from the coding sequence TTGAGAGATCACAACAAAAAACTGATGAAAAAAAGAAGGGGCTTCACCCTGATCGAAATAATGGTCGTAGTCGTTATCATAGGACTGTTATCGGCGCTCGTCGGCCCGCGGCTCATGGGACAGAGCGACGAGGCGAAGCGCAAGACGACGCAGACCCAGATCGCCCAGTTAGAGCAGGTGCTGGGCCTCTACTATCTCGACAACGGATTCTATCCGACCACCTCCCAGGGACTCGAGGCGCTTGTAAAAGAACCGACGATGCCGCCGGAACCGCTCAACTACAAGAAGGGCGGCTACATGAAAAAGGTCCCGAAGGACGCCTGGGGGCGCGAATTCGTCTACACCGCGCCCGGAGAACACGGCGACGTGGACATCCTATCCTACGGCGCGGACGGACAGGAGGGCGGCAGCGGCGCCAACGCCGACATCGCGAACTGGGATTAA
- a CDS encoding DUF4198 domain-containing protein, with translation MERLFKMAAKYKSGAGALALICALFVCPPAADAHYFSVIPKVSRTGVGNEHSVIVSFTHITKQAQYDYSFMKLDPDADMLNGRLIYKDGTETDLTNLFAAYDDPDGDEVTGIDSRRAVAPIGKEGTVIAACRTNLNIPGQMVYTGYSKHIFNTAADGHSTKAAGGGEVAEIIPLSDLAMATVGVPIKFKLLYKGSPREGAEIEYGNETTPIVKGEEGPENLKKLETPSDKEGIFTYTPDSAGRNTVAAMLDLGNKTYCSTTLSFEAKERSGGGSGGCNAASALPALLVLLGLSLAPVIKKRIKNNKR, from the coding sequence ATGGAAAGGCTGTTCAAAATGGCTGCGAAATATAAGTCGGGCGCGGGCGCTCTCGCCCTCATATGCGCGCTGTTCGTCTGCCCCCCGGCGGCGGATGCTCATTATTTCAGCGTCATACCAAAGGTCTCCCGCACAGGGGTAGGAAATGAACATTCCGTCATCGTCTCTTTTACACACATCACAAAGCAGGCCCAGTATGATTACAGCTTCATGAAGTTGGATCCCGACGCTGACATGCTGAACGGCAGGCTGATTTATAAGGATGGCACGGAGACAGACCTGACAAACCTCTTTGCCGCCTACGACGACCCTGACGGCGACGAGGTCACGGGGATCGACTCCCGCCGCGCGGTCGCCCCGATCGGTAAGGAGGGGACGGTGATCGCCGCCTGCCGCACCAATCTGAATATTCCGGGACAGATGGTCTATACGGGTTACAGCAAGCATATCTTCAACACCGCCGCCGACGGTCATTCAACGAAAGCGGCCGGGGGCGGCGAAGTGGCGGAGATCATTCCCCTGTCCGATCTCGCCATGGCCACAGTCGGCGTGCCGATCAAGTTCAAACTGCTCTATAAAGGGAGCCCGCGCGAGGGGGCGGAGATAGAATATGGAAATGAGACCACTCCCATCGTTAAGGGCGAGGAGGGGCCTGAAAATCTCAAAAAACTTGAGACGCCCAGCGATAAAGAAGGCATATTTACCTATACTCCCGATTCCGCGGGAAGGAACACGGTCGCGGCAATGCTGGACCTGGGAAATAAGACCTATTGCTCGACGACGCTCTCCTTTGAAGCGAAGGAACGCTCCGGCGGAGGCAGCGGCGGCTGCAACGCCGCGTCGGCCTTGCCGGCCCTTCTTGTCCTCCTGGGGCTTTCCCTGGCGCCCGTGATAAAGAAGAGGATAAAGAACAACAAAAGGTAG
- a CDS encoding nucleoside deaminase: protein MNKPQLILKAIKESLIPLTEKEVAAGNHVFGGLVLDKESCQVITAGSNNRRENPIYHGEIDTIRRFFAAPGHPDPAKCIFVASHDPCSMCISAISWAGFHEIWVLFGYDDVEKEFGMPVDLMMYKELFGAEGATDDNKFFRKYYLKKEAAKQENAAELRKEIAEIEKLYGEMRVEDFDYPGM, encoded by the coding sequence ATGAACAAACCACAGCTGATACTCAAAGCGATCAAAGAAAGCCTCATACCGCTCACGGAGAAAGAGGTGGCGGCGGGCAACCATGTATTCGGCGGCCTCGTGCTCGATAAGGAGAGCTGCCAGGTGATAACCGCGGGCAGCAATAACCGCCGGGAAAACCCCATCTATCACGGCGAGATCGACACAATCCGGCGCTTCTTCGCCGCCCCGGGCCACCCCGATCCCGCGAAGTGCATCTTCGTCGCCAGCCACGACCCCTGTTCGATGTGCATTTCGGCCATATCATGGGCCGGATTTCACGAGATATGGGTGCTCTTCGGCTACGACGACGTTGAAAAAGAGTTCGGCATGCCCGTCGACCTCATGATGTACAAAGAGCTCTTCGGCGCGGAGGGCGCGACGGACGATAATAAGTTCTTCCGCAAATACTACCTCAAAAAAGAGGCGGCGAAGCAGGAAAACGCCGCCGAACTGAGGAAAGAGATCGCGGAGATAGAAAAACTCTACGGAGAGATGCGGGTGGAGGACTTCGACTACCCCGGAATGTGA